A section of the Spirosoma pollinicola genome encodes:
- a CDS encoding chorismate-binding protein, with product MQPDYPINTLSTTGRQLKAIDLWETAHSLGFPAALWRLPNQQDKHLIVSFDEVLPRVPADLDELPAGFLVSPFDNLSSTAQTNMSANATLELSTSNRALFLRADIQALFSETNGVQSGRVRSDSLTANESTADKFWQTLAAQQNNLAAAQAKQTTVTSFSDPDAQAEYVRNVALAVDAMKRGEIRKVVLSRTKRVLFSDTPNAVDLFDKLCQKYPTAFVSAVSIPEKGQIWISATPERLVSIDANGIFRTASLAGTQSAFEPDGTPKRPPEAMWSQKEIEEQALVSRYIIECFKKIRLREYLEEGPKTLIAGNLMHLSTCFIVDTQAVRYPQLGTVMLRLLHPTSAVCGTPRDVAFTFIGQHETHDRELYSGFLGPVNINTNNEGPESDLFVHIRCMKLEGRLATLYAGAGLTEDSVPEREWQETEMKCQTLLSVINNV from the coding sequence ATGCAACCCGATTATCCTATTAATACGCTCTCCACTACCGGCCGCCAGCTCAAGGCTATTGACCTTTGGGAAACGGCTCACTCTCTTGGCTTTCCTGCAGCGCTCTGGCGACTGCCGAATCAACAGGACAAACACCTGATTGTGTCGTTTGACGAGGTGCTTCCCCGTGTACCAGCCGATTTGGATGAGCTGCCTGCTGGTTTTCTAGTCAGTCCGTTTGACAACCTCAGCAGTACGGCTCAAACAAATATGTCGGCTAATGCTACATTAGAACTTAGCACGAGCAATCGAGCCCTTTTTCTTCGGGCCGATATTCAAGCGCTTTTTTCTGAAACAAATGGTGTACAGTCTGGACGTGTCCGGTCTGACAGCCTAACAGCTAATGAAAGCACGGCGGATAAATTCTGGCAAACGTTAGCTGCTCAACAGAATAATTTAGCGGCTGCGCAAGCCAAACAAACTACCGTAACGTCTTTCTCCGACCCGGATGCTCAGGCCGAATACGTTCGTAACGTAGCGCTGGCTGTAGATGCCATGAAACGGGGTGAAATTAGAAAAGTGGTTTTATCCCGGACAAAGCGCGTGCTGTTTTCCGATACGCCAAATGCGGTTGACCTATTCGATAAACTATGCCAAAAATACCCAACAGCGTTCGTGTCAGCGGTTTCGATTCCGGAGAAAGGGCAGATCTGGATAAGTGCTACACCCGAACGGCTGGTTAGTATCGACGCAAACGGTATTTTTCGGACAGCTTCACTAGCGGGAACCCAGTCGGCGTTTGAGCCGGACGGTACGCCAAAACGCCCGCCCGAAGCCATGTGGTCGCAGAAGGAAATTGAAGAGCAGGCTTTGGTAAGCCGTTATATTATTGAATGTTTCAAGAAAATCAGGTTGCGCGAATACCTCGAAGAAGGGCCTAAAACACTCATCGCCGGGAATTTGATGCACCTAAGCACCTGTTTCATCGTTGATACGCAGGCCGTACGCTATCCGCAACTGGGCACGGTGATGTTGCGTCTTTTACACCCCACATCTGCCGTTTGCGGAACACCGCGCGATGTGGCCTTTACCTTTATTGGTCAGCATGAAACCCACGACCGCGAACTATACAGTGGTTTTCTGGGACCTGTCAATATCAACACCAACAACGAAGGGCCCGAAAGTGACCTTTTTGTCCACATCCGTTGTATGAAACTCGAAGGCAGACTGGCAACGCTTTATGCCGGGGCGGGCTTGACGGAAGACTCTGTTCCCGAACGTGAATGGCAGGAAACAGAAATGAAATGCCAGACGCTCCTTAGCGTAATAAACAATGTGTAA
- a CDS encoding adhesin: MIYEPAFDQDEDVLMLNPDPETAALDDDEDDFDEEGAEFDELGTGAASGYGADDIDDIEEDFNEDDLEELDDDSIEDDLDDDSME, encoded by the coding sequence ATGATTTATGAACCCGCGTTTGATCAGGACGAAGACGTGCTGATGCTTAACCCCGATCCAGAAACAGCCGCCCTAGACGATGATGAAGATGATTTCGACGAGGAGGGAGCCGAATTTGATGAACTGGGCACCGGTGCCGCCAGCGGCTATGGAGCCGACGATATAGACGATATCGAAGAAGATTTCAATGAGGACGATCTGGAGGAGCTGGATGACGATTCAATCGAAGATGATCTGGACGACGATAGCATGGAGTAA
- a CDS encoding glycoside hydrolase family 130 protein yields MRNYRLQRLSNQPILQTSDVKPTFSGFDVLGAFNPAACIFNNEILLLLRVAEAPKAEKGTILVPLIEDQNGVPTLTIKRFPEPDEPYDPRVITLQGKVYLTSLSHLRLARSRDGIHFTIDEKPFLFPARMDESFGIEDARITYLEGKYWITYTAVSENGPGVGLAVTTDFETVERVGMILPPPNKDVALFPQKINGKYTLLHRPMVSDIGKPSVWLANSIDGIHWGNHQFLFGGRGNPGLDRTNNPFSWEGGKIGTGPEPILTDEGWLVCYHGADETHAYALALALLDKDDPSIVLDRSETPLLTPELSWEKEGFFPNVVFSNGWIKWPDDSDKAGQIWVYYGAADSGVGLAELVWE; encoded by the coding sequence ATGAGAAATTATCGACTTCAACGTCTGTCTAACCAACCAATTCTTCAAACAAGTGACGTAAAACCTACTTTTTCGGGTTTTGACGTGCTGGGTGCGTTTAATCCGGCAGCCTGTATTTTCAACAATGAGATTTTACTGCTTTTGCGCGTAGCCGAAGCGCCCAAAGCCGAAAAAGGAACGATCCTTGTCCCATTAATTGAGGACCAGAATGGTGTTCCAACCTTAACAATCAAACGTTTCCCGGAGCCTGATGAACCCTATGACCCCAGGGTTATCACGCTTCAGGGAAAAGTGTATCTAACCTCTCTGAGTCACCTTCGTCTGGCTCGCAGTCGCGATGGCATTCATTTTACCATCGACGAAAAACCATTCCTGTTTCCTGCTCGAATGGACGAATCATTTGGTATTGAAGATGCCAGAATCACCTATCTGGAGGGCAAGTACTGGATTACCTACACAGCTGTTTCTGAGAATGGGCCGGGGGTTGGACTTGCCGTGACTACCGACTTCGAAACCGTTGAACGCGTTGGTATGATTTTACCACCACCTAACAAAGACGTTGCGCTGTTTCCGCAAAAAATTAACGGTAAATACACGCTGCTTCATCGGCCAATGGTGTCAGACATTGGTAAACCGTCGGTCTGGCTGGCCAATTCGATAGATGGTATTCATTGGGGAAATCATCAATTTTTGTTTGGTGGACGAGGCAACCCAGGCCTGGATCGTACCAACAACCCGTTCTCGTGGGAAGGCGGCAAAATTGGCACAGGGCCGGAACCCATATTGACTGATGAAGGCTGGCTCGTGTGCTACCACGGTGCCGACGAAACCCATGCCTATGCACTGGCATTGGCCTTACTGGATAAAGATGACCCGTCAATAGTGCTGGACCGCTCCGAGACACCACTCCTTACACCCGAACTATCCTGGGAAAAAGAGGGATTCTTTCCAAATGTTGTTTTTTCAAACGGCTGGATAAAGTGGCCGGACGATAGTGACAAAGCCGGACAAATCTGGGTGTATTACGGTGCCGCCGATTCGGGCGTAGGGCTGGCTGAGTTGGTGTGGGAATGA
- a CDS encoding DUF6624 domain-containing protein, whose protein sequence is MRYLQLIMCLSASLSGVAFGQQVKELKHELDSMYVLDQRNREWLTKLGNNQPLTDSLSKVYNTDRTKLAGVLWAEQTKIDTANLARAEAILKQHGYPGKSLVGAPTNEVVFYIIQHSNKIDTYMPLVKKAADQGELPFYQYAMMLDRSLMHGQKPQLYGTQVTCRQHKQTKKSRCFVWPIANAKLVNERRKEAGFDLTVEENANRLNAAYEPAITVEQARKTYVF, encoded by the coding sequence ATGAGATATTTACAATTGATCATGTGTCTAAGTGCCTCTTTATCCGGCGTTGCCTTTGGCCAGCAGGTTAAAGAACTCAAACATGAGTTGGATAGTATGTATGTGCTTGACCAGCGTAATCGGGAATGGCTAACTAAGCTGGGTAACAACCAGCCGCTGACAGATAGTCTGAGTAAGGTATACAATACAGATCGTACTAAACTTGCCGGTGTGCTTTGGGCTGAACAAACAAAGATTGACACGGCGAATCTGGCACGAGCCGAAGCAATTCTCAAACAGCATGGCTATCCGGGAAAAAGTCTGGTGGGGGCACCTACCAATGAGGTGGTATTTTATATTATCCAGCATTCGAACAAAATCGATACATACATGCCCTTGGTAAAGAAAGCCGCCGATCAGGGGGAATTGCCTTTTTACCAATATGCCATGATGCTTGACCGGTCACTGATGCATGGGCAAAAGCCGCAGCTGTATGGCACACAGGTAACCTGCCGACAGCACAAACAGACAAAGAAATCACGCTGTTTTGTCTGGCCCATCGCCAATGCAAAATTGGTGAACGAACGCAGAAAAGAAGCAGGTTTTGACCTTACTGTCGAAGAAAACGCGAATCGCCTGAATGCGGCTTATGAGCCAGCCATAACGGTAGAGCAGGCTCGTAAAACGTACGTTTTCTGA
- a CDS encoding alpha/beta hydrolase family protein: MKHFSQLLLCFLLSTSLFAQSQKRPLTAADYDRWQSVRSEKISDDGHWIAYQIDPQEGDGRLEVTATGSNTNRTKYVFPRGYMAQFTPDSKFLVMRLKAPLADTRKAKLKKKKADEMPKDSLAVMTMATGKTTKLPNAKSFVFGKDSGSWLAVVQERKDNNEKPTPKTISSKDTLTPSAPISTTTVATRRGPVKKPKGDYLTLLNMADGSQKTIRYVSGVAMSDNGQAVFYSKESASDSLKTGEASIPGVFLFSTTNGQTMLVDTSSTRKIYKGLAIDKVGQQLVWMASADSAGSDVKVFTLYYKNLAPIASIKGRKNKAIAPEAPFRIISDTTTTALPKRWSVNEYREPKFADDGKRLYFSTSPIAPKPTKDSLTPDDEKVKMDIWTWTDSRLQPMQQRRLKEEKERGFLAVYDLPSGKVIPLATREVPTVSFDPKKNSRYLLGLSDLPYQVQASWDPGHTDLYLVDTQTGDKKRIANDIMASQPKLSSEGKYAYWFDERDSLWRAWSITDGKRIDLTHGLPSKFFDEEHDTPNLPGSYGSAGWTTGDRYLWLYDRYDIWQIDPTGKEKPMNLTTGWGRKNKIRLRRAELDSDDDTPGRRDGAIEKAIDPKSELFLTGIWESDKATGILKSKNGLAAVEPAVITRSNHRYFGLNKAKNASVMSFYKGNYQEPINLFQTDTTLVNPVQLTHANPQQDSIRWGSVEIVKWTGTNGTKLEGLLFKPEGFDPTKKYPMLTYFYERNAETLNDYRAPSPSRSTINIPFCVSNGYLVFVPDIVYTTGQPGPNAYDCVVPGVLSLLDKGFVDRDRLGIQGQSWGGYQTAYIITRTNLFRAAEAGAPVANMTSAYGGIRWETGISRAFQYEKTQSRIGGTLWDKPMNYIENSPLFFANRIETPLMMTHNDADGAVPWYQGIELFSALRRLNKPVWMLVYNGEGHNLTQRHNAKDLSIRLYQYFDYYLKDAPMPVWMKEGRSAVEKDRGEMKY, encoded by the coding sequence ATGAAGCACTTCAGCCAACTTTTACTCTGTTTTTTACTTTCGACTTCGCTCTTCGCACAAAGCCAGAAACGACCGCTCACAGCCGCCGATTATGACCGCTGGCAAAGCGTTCGATCCGAAAAAATTTCGGATGATGGCCATTGGATTGCCTACCAGATTGACCCGCAGGAAGGCGATGGTCGGTTGGAGGTAACCGCTACTGGTAGCAACACGAACCGAACGAAGTATGTTTTTCCAAGGGGCTACATGGCGCAGTTTACCCCCGACAGCAAGTTTCTGGTTATGCGGCTGAAGGCTCCGCTGGCCGATACCCGGAAAGCGAAACTCAAGAAGAAAAAGGCCGACGAAATGCCAAAGGACAGTTTGGCAGTCATGACGATGGCAACGGGGAAAACGACTAAACTCCCCAACGCAAAGTCTTTCGTATTCGGCAAGGATTCGGGTTCATGGTTGGCGGTGGTGCAGGAGCGTAAGGACAACAACGAGAAACCTACCCCAAAAACGATATCCTCAAAAGATACGCTGACACCCTCCGCCCCGATTTCGACAACGACCGTAGCCACGCGTAGAGGCCCTGTAAAGAAACCCAAAGGCGATTATCTGACGCTTCTGAACATGGCCGACGGCTCACAAAAAACCATTCGCTACGTGTCTGGCGTGGCTATGTCCGACAATGGTCAGGCGGTTTTTTACAGCAAAGAGTCGGCGAGTGATTCGTTGAAAACGGGCGAAGCAAGCATTCCCGGTGTGTTTTTGTTCAGTACAACCAACGGGCAAACGATGCTGGTTGATACCAGTTCAACGCGTAAGATTTACAAAGGCTTGGCAATCGACAAAGTTGGACAGCAACTTGTCTGGATGGCTTCTGCCGATAGTGCCGGAAGCGATGTGAAAGTATTTACGCTGTATTATAAAAACCTAGCACCCATCGCTTCCATAAAAGGCAGAAAAAACAAAGCAATAGCTCCCGAAGCTCCGTTTAGAATTATATCCGACACGACGACCACAGCCTTACCCAAACGCTGGTCGGTAAATGAATATCGCGAACCGAAGTTTGCCGACGATGGTAAACGGCTCTATTTTTCAACGTCGCCCATTGCGCCAAAGCCAACTAAAGACAGCCTGACGCCCGATGATGAGAAAGTGAAAATGGACATTTGGACATGGACCGATAGTCGGTTGCAGCCCATGCAGCAACGGCGGCTTAAAGAAGAAAAGGAACGTGGTTTTTTGGCCGTTTACGATCTACCTTCCGGCAAGGTCATTCCCTTGGCCACCCGTGAAGTGCCAACCGTTTCTTTCGATCCGAAAAAGAATTCACGCTACCTGTTGGGCCTGAGCGACCTGCCTTATCAGGTTCAGGCATCCTGGGACCCCGGCCATACCGACCTCTACTTGGTAGATACCCAAACCGGAGACAAGAAACGTATTGCCAATGACATCATGGCCTCTCAGCCTAAGCTGTCGTCCGAAGGTAAATACGCATATTGGTTTGATGAACGCGACTCACTCTGGCGGGCCTGGTCTATTACTGATGGAAAACGTATTGATCTGACCCATGGTTTACCAAGTAAATTTTTCGACGAAGAGCACGACACCCCAAACCTGCCCGGCTCGTATGGTTCGGCGGGCTGGACAACCGGCGACCGTTACCTCTGGCTCTATGACCGGTACGACATCTGGCAAATTGACCCAACCGGGAAGGAAAAACCCATGAACCTGACGACCGGCTGGGGCCGAAAAAATAAAATCCGCCTGCGTCGCGCGGAACTGGACAGCGATGATGATACGCCCGGTCGTCGGGATGGCGCTATCGAAAAAGCCATTGACCCTAAAAGTGAACTGTTCCTGACCGGCATTTGGGAAAGCGACAAAGCGACGGGTATCTTAAAAAGTAAAAATGGCCTGGCCGCTGTCGAACCAGCGGTCATCACGCGCAGTAATCACCGGTACTTTGGCTTGAATAAAGCGAAGAATGCGTCGGTAATGTCGTTTTACAAAGGCAACTACCAGGAGCCAATTAATTTATTCCAGACCGATACGACGCTGGTCAATCCGGTACAGCTCACGCATGCCAATCCGCAACAGGACAGCATTCGCTGGGGAAGCGTGGAAATTGTGAAATGGACTGGTACGAACGGTACAAAACTGGAAGGATTACTCTTTAAACCGGAAGGTTTCGACCCAACGAAAAAGTATCCAATGTTAACGTACTTCTACGAACGGAATGCCGAAACGCTGAACGATTACCGGGCGCCATCGCCGAGTCGCTCAACCATAAATATTCCGTTCTGCGTGTCGAATGGCTATCTGGTATTCGTGCCGGATATTGTCTACACGACTGGTCAGCCCGGCCCGAACGCTTATGACTGCGTTGTACCGGGTGTGTTGAGTTTGCTCGATAAAGGTTTCGTTGATCGCGACCGGTTGGGTATTCAGGGGCAAAGCTGGGGTGGTTACCAGACTGCTTACATCATTACCCGCACCAATCTGTTTCGTGCCGCCGAAGCGGGCGCTCCGGTAGCCAACATGACCTCTGCCTATGGGGGTATTCGCTGGGAAACGGGGATTAGTCGGGCATTTCAGTACGAGAAAACCCAAAGCCGCATTGGCGGTACGCTTTGGGATAAGCCTATGAACTACATCGAGAACTCACCCCTTTTCTTTGCCAACCGCATTGAAACGCCGTTGATGATGACCCATAATGACGCCGATGGAGCCGTCCCGTGGTATCAGGGAATTGAGTTATTTTCGGCCCTGCGTCGGTTGAACAAGCCGGTTTGGATGCTGGTTTACAATGGAGAAGGGCACAACCTGACCCAGCGGCACAATGCTAAAGACCTGAGCATTCGGCTGTATCAGTATTTCGATTATTACCTCAAAGACGCCCCCATGCCGGTCTGGATGAAAGAAGGCCGCAGTGCCGTTGAGAAAGATCGGGGCGAAATGAAATATTAA
- a CDS encoding alpha/beta hydrolase family protein produces MILLKSTLILFLLGTMLLVTPTSCRQSENNDSVTPVPARTLVTSSLIGEYSTAQLRSRFTGANVALQFFIRYGVKAYRLEYTTTNTDGQKIKASGALIIPDVPTAVPLLSMQHGTITSENDAPSNFRSSSEAYSFGSVFASQGYIISAPDYIGYGASKDLPHTYEQRNGLATASLDMLRATRDFLSDQKVNWDKRLFIAGYSEGGYATMSLQKKIEEEADTEFNLVASSCGAGAYDKPAFMKEIINNQTTGVDYINRLYIWVLQTYDRIYGLNRPMSAYFKEPYATQITVQGKDVSVNVSLNQIFTDSFKQGINDGTDKAFLEAVQDNDVHDWKPRTPTRLYHGDADEIVDFLNSQNAYDAMQKRGATSVQLIRIPGATHATGILAFILGTYDFFGAIQ; encoded by the coding sequence ATGATATTGCTTAAATCAACACTCATCTTGTTTCTTCTCGGCACTATGTTACTGGTAACTCCAACCAGTTGCAGGCAGTCTGAGAATAATGATTCTGTTACGCCGGTTCCTGCCCGCACGTTGGTAACCAGCTCCCTGATCGGAGAGTATTCTACTGCCCAGTTGCGGAGCCGTTTTACGGGTGCCAATGTCGCACTGCAATTCTTTATCCGATATGGTGTTAAAGCTTATCGGCTGGAATACACAACCACAAATACCGATGGGCAGAAAATTAAAGCATCTGGGGCGCTCATTATTCCCGACGTGCCAACAGCGGTACCGCTGTTAAGTATGCAGCATGGTACGATTACGAGCGAGAATGATGCACCGTCCAATTTCCGTTCCAGCAGCGAAGCGTATAGTTTTGGGTCAGTGTTTGCCTCGCAGGGCTACATCATTTCTGCCCCCGATTATATTGGTTATGGAGCCTCGAAAGACTTGCCCCACACCTATGAGCAACGCAATGGGCTGGCAACGGCATCGCTCGATATGCTACGCGCCACCCGAGATTTTCTGAGCGATCAAAAGGTCAATTGGGACAAGCGACTGTTTATTGCCGGGTATTCGGAAGGGGGTTACGCAACCATGTCGCTTCAAAAGAAAATTGAAGAGGAAGCCGACACGGAGTTCAATCTGGTGGCGTCGAGCTGTGGAGCCGGGGCCTACGACAAACCGGCGTTCATGAAGGAGATCATTAATAACCAAACGACCGGCGTTGATTATATCAATCGGCTTTACATTTGGGTTTTACAGACCTACGACCGCATTTATGGACTAAACCGACCAATGTCAGCGTACTTTAAGGAACCTTATGCCACGCAAATTACGGTACAGGGTAAAGATGTATCAGTCAATGTTAGTCTCAACCAGATTTTCACGGATAGCTTTAAGCAGGGAATTAATGATGGTACCGACAAGGCTTTCCTGGAGGCCGTACAGGATAATGATGTTCATGACTGGAAACCCCGAACGCCAACTCGACTTTATCACGGCGATGCCGATGAGATCGTTGACTTTCTAAATTCGCAGAATGCTTATGACGCCATGCAAAAACGGGGTGCAACCAGTGTACAATTGATCCGCATTCCGGGTGCTACCCATGCAACCGGCATTCTGGCATTCATTTTAGGAACCTACGATTTTTTTGGGGCGATACAGTAA
- a CDS encoding OmpA family protein has translation MNNTLKSAGTKSFAVLMAAGILSGNVLTSCKSSRQSLNQTQQGGVIGASSGAVIGGILGNKKGNTALGAIIGATVGGAAGAVIGRRMDKQAEEMKRQMPNAQVERVGEGIKVSLGSDILFDVDSYTLKSETKQQLIEFAKSLNKYEDTDIRIEGHADATGSDEHNLKLSNQRAEAVGSFLEAQGVKTSRVDEKGYGEAQPIADNTTETGRRKNRRVDVAVFANKQLQRDAKDGKIGE, from the coding sequence ATGAATAATACGTTGAAATCAGCCGGGACGAAATCATTTGCGGTCCTTATGGCCGCAGGTATTTTATCGGGTAATGTTTTAACAAGTTGCAAGTCATCAAGACAGTCGTTAAATCAAACACAACAAGGTGGAGTTATTGGCGCCAGTAGTGGTGCCGTTATTGGAGGTATCCTTGGCAACAAGAAAGGGAACACTGCTTTAGGCGCTATTATAGGTGCGACTGTTGGTGGTGCCGCCGGTGCTGTAATTGGCCGCCGGATGGACAAACAGGCCGAAGAGATGAAACGTCAAATGCCAAATGCCCAGGTTGAACGGGTTGGCGAAGGAATCAAAGTTTCGCTTGGCTCTGATATTTTGTTCGATGTCGACTCCTATACGCTGAAGTCGGAGACAAAACAACAGTTGATTGAGTTTGCCAAATCACTCAACAAATATGAAGATACGGATATCCGAATTGAAGGTCATGCTGACGCTACGGGGTCGGATGAACACAATTTGAAACTCTCTAATCAGCGTGCCGAAGCAGTTGGCAGCTTTCTTGAAGCACAGGGCGTGAAAACTTCCCGGGTTGATGAGAAAGGCTATGGCGAAGCTCAGCCCATTGCCGATAATACGACAGAGACAGGTCGTCGAAAAAACCGTCGGGTTGATGTAGCCGTTTTTGCAAACAAACAGCTACAACGCGATGCCAAAGACGGCAAAATCGGCGAGTAA
- a CDS encoding hypervirulence associated TUDOR domain-containing protein, with protein MATVKKGDEVTWNYGKGKAKGTVAEVHEDDVERTVQGATVKRKGSEDEPALVIKQGDKKIIKSSSEVTKNKK; from the coding sequence ATGGCAACGGTAAAAAAGGGTGACGAGGTAACCTGGAACTACGGCAAAGGCAAAGCAAAAGGCACAGTAGCCGAAGTCCATGAGGACGATGTTGAGCGAACCGTACAAGGCGCTACCGTTAAGAGAAAGGGCTCAGAAGATGAGCCTGCACTGGTTATTAAACAGGGTGACAAAAAAATTATTAAGTCTTCCAGTGAAGTCACAAAAAACAAAAAATAG
- a CDS encoding DUF3140 domain-containing protein — MAAVTEEAHRKALKHDFDSVVNMSASQIEKWLKTEESKSVGQTKEGSDESIGHKSGHRIIDILNKKDSDLSDSDYDHMSKVVSYVKRHSAQRPAHVDGSNWEYSLKNWGHDPTKK, encoded by the coding sequence ATGGCAGCAGTTACTGAAGAAGCGCACAGAAAAGCGCTAAAGCATGACTTTGATTCAGTTGTCAATATGTCTGCTTCGCAAATTGAAAAATGGCTAAAGACGGAAGAGTCAAAGTCGGTTGGCCAGACAAAAGAAGGAAGTGATGAGTCTATTGGCCACAAATCGGGCCATCGTATCATTGATATCCTTAACAAAAAAGACAGCGATTTATCTGACAGCGATTATGATCACATGAGCAAAGTGGTCAGTTATGTAAAACGCCATAGTGCCCAGCGTCCGGCTCATGTAGATGGTTCTAACTGGGAATATTCCCTAAAGAACTGGGGTCATGATCCTACAAAAAAATGA
- a CDS encoding ferritin-like domain-containing protein: protein MNVKETRGEILDQLSRLLTLSHDAEKGYKEAAENAKDNELKSLFLTQSRQRSEFAISLDREIRALGGEPDNGTSIAADLHRAWINIKSTFASDDDKATVQECHRGDQEALDTYNAVLQETDLAASTRELLLQQKQSIDSANSTMARLALVV, encoded by the coding sequence ATGAACGTTAAAGAAACAAGAGGAGAGATCCTGGATCAGCTTAGCCGACTATTAACCCTTAGCCATGATGCCGAAAAGGGATACAAAGAAGCGGCAGAGAATGCAAAAGACAACGAGTTAAAGAGCCTTTTTCTAACTCAGTCGCGCCAGCGGTCGGAGTTTGCCATTTCACTGGATCGAGAGATTCGCGCACTGGGTGGCGAACCAGACAACGGCACCAGTATTGCGGCTGATTTACACCGCGCCTGGATCAACATAAAATCGACATTTGCCTCCGACGACGATAAAGCAACCGTTCAGGAGTGCCACCGGGGAGATCAGGAAGCCCTGGATACATATAACGCCGTGTTGCAGGAAACAGACTTAGCGGCTAGCACACGCGAGCTATTGCTTCAACAAAAACAGAGCATCGATTCGGCTAATTCCACGATGGCTCGTTTGGCCTTGGTAGTGTAG